The genomic window ATTATTGTTGTGATCGCTACAGCCAAGACTCACCTATCCCTGTATCTGTCATATACTGGATCCATGTAGCGCATCCTGTAGTAGTAGTCGGGAGGGGGAGGTGGCAGTCTCCGCTGCATGTAGTCTCCGTAACGATCACCCCGGTCTCGGTCATAACCATCATCGTAAGCAGGTGGGGGTGGACCACGGCCACCTCCGCCGCCGCCACCACTAGGGGGGAAACTAAGTCATATAAGATACAATAGTCTCCCATttatgtacgttgatgaaggttagacatccaggtaataagataagccaaaaatagttactcaagcaactggataaaattttgaaacagacgtttcagacagcatttgctgtctttcgtcagtgactaatggaAAGGACTTTTGAGGGGGGGCAAGTCAAAATCATGATGCCTTCTAACATCTAAGATGTTTCATTGCAATGTTCCATAGTCACTCCCTCCCTATCTAGTGTACGTATCTATGTACTAAGGAATAGAAAGATCCTCAGTGTTGAAATATAAGCTGCCTACCCGCCCCTGCCTCTCTTGCCCCCATCTGTAGGACAGTCTCTGGACCAGTGACCCATCTTGCCACATCTGTAGCACTCTCCCCGGCTGCCCTGGCCTGGTTGTGTGCGCACCTTACTCTTGGACATCTATAGAAGCAACAGAACAATACAACAAGATTACTAATCAATTATGCTAAATCAAATGTCACAATTAACATATATTAAAACAGAAACTACATCATACAGGGAAGGTGGATATACCGGTAGCTTAAAAGTCATTACACATCCATGACTTTGAAAACTCAGAAAATGGAGGCATGACTATATAACTATTATAAGGCAATAAAATCTTAGTACACATATTACTTATTAGTACCTCAACAGTAATTCTTGTTCCCATCCATTCCGTGTTGTTCAACGCCTTGATGGCATCATTCGCATCCTGCTCGTTATCCATATgctgcaaaaaaaatgacacagaTGAACAAATACTTTCAACTTGATTTTCATGTCATCAACTTTCCAGGGAGAGAAGTAACTTTGATCTATGAGTGACCACTCAGTCACAGGAAAAATTAGTATCACTCCTTTGAATCGTTGGCAATGCAAAGAAAGTAACAATGAAGGAAAACTGCAGCCACAGGCCCTTCTATCACCTTACCATATTGCCTTTGAATCGGCACATATTTGGAATATGGAGTTTGCAATCAACTTACCACAAAGCCATAGTTCTTGATGATGTCACATTCGTTCACTTTGCCAAACTTTTCAAACAAATCCTGCAAGTCCTTCTTCCGTGCAGGCTGCGGGACATTTCCCACATACAACTTGGTCATTTCAgctgtgaagaagaaaaaagaaacataaatgataaaacattgtCTTCGGTGACAACTAATCCTGCCTGGGGTATCTGAATATTACTATCTAAGTCATGCAA from Branchiostoma lanceolatum isolate klBraLanc5 chromosome 4, klBraLanc5.hap2, whole genome shotgun sequence includes these protein-coding regions:
- the LOC136433612 gene encoding RNA-binding protein lark-like isoform X7, with amino-acid sequence MSFNRGRPFPGRNSSKAEMTKLYVGNVPQPARKKDLQDLFEKFGKVNECDIIKNYGFVHMDNEQDANDAIKALNNTEWMGTRITVEMSKSKVRTQPGQGSRGECYRCGKMGHWSRDCPTDGGKRGRGGFPPSGGGGGGGRGPPPPAYDDGYDRDRGDRYGDYMQRRLPPPPPDYYYRMRYMDPVYDRYRDSRLPPPRDPRDLPPPGYRARSRSPLGRRLTPPPPMYGRRTPPPRGYEDRLPLPRREPYDIPPGRPNPRNEKPVASAALNSFLRGLKNRMVAQ
- the LOC136433612 gene encoding RNA-binding protein lark-like isoform X3, encoding MSFNRGRPFPGRNSSKAEMTKLYVGNVPQPARKKDLQDLFEKFGKVNECDIIKNYGFVHMDNEQDANDAIKALNNTEWMGTRITVEMSKSKVRTQPGQGSRGECYRCGKMGHWSRDCPTDGGKRGRGGFPPSGGGGGGGRGPPPPAYDDGYDRDRGDRYGDYMQRRLPPPPPDYYYRMRYMDPVYDRYRDRLSESKHSRLPPPRDPRDLPPPGYRARSRSPLGRRLTPPPPMYGRRTPPPRGYEDRLPLPRREPYDIPPGRPNPRNEKPVASAALNSFLRGLKNRMVAQ
- the LOC136433612 gene encoding RNA-binding protein lark-like isoform X5, whose translation is MSFNRGRPFPGRNSSKAEMTKLYVGNVPQPARKKDLQDLFEKFGKVNECDIIKNYGFVHMDNEQDANDAIKALNNTEWMGTRITVEMSKSKVRTQPGQGSRGECYRCGKMGHWSRDCPTDGGKRGRGGFPPSGGGGGGGRGPPPPAYDDGYDRDRGDRYGDYMQRRLPPPPPDYYYRMRYMDPVYDRYRDRYYESRLPPPRDPRDLPPPGYRARSRSPLGRRLTPPPPMYGRRTPPPRGYEDRLPLPRREPYDIPPGRPNPRNEKPVASAALNSFLRGLKNRMVAQ
- the LOC136433612 gene encoding RNA-binding protein lark-like isoform X1; the encoded protein is MSFNRGRPFPGRNSSKAEMTKLYVGNVPQPARKKDLQDLFEKFGKVNECDIIKNYGFVHMDNEQDANDAIKALNNTEWMGTRITVEMSKSKVRTQPGQGSRGECYRCGKMGHWSRDCPTDGGKRGRGGFPPSGGGGGGGRGPPPPAYDDGYDRDRGDRYGDYMQRRLPPPPPDYYYRMRYMDPVYDRYRDRYYERLSESKHSRLPPPRDPRDLPPPGYRARSRSPLGRRLTPPPPMYGRRTPPPRGYEDRLPLPRREPYDIPPGRPNPRNEKPVASAALNSFLRGLKNRMVAQ
- the LOC136433612 gene encoding RNA-binding protein lark-like isoform X6, which translates into the protein MSFNRGRPFPGRNSSKAEMTKLYVGNVPQPARKKDLQDLFEKFGKVNECDIIKNYGFVHMDNEQDANDAIKALNNTEWMGTRITVEMSKSKVRTQPGQGSRGECYRCGKMGHWSRDCPTDGGKRGRGGFPPSGGGGGGGRGPPPPAYDDGYDRDRGDRYGDYMQRRLPPPPPDYYYRMRYMDPVYDRYRDRYYESRLPPPRDPRDLPPPGYRARSRSPLGRRLTPPPPMYGRRTPPPRGYEDRLPLPRREPYDIPPGRYPPGRGLSPPGRSARVPPAMPPRPRPY
- the LOC136433612 gene encoding RNA-binding protein lark-like isoform X10; this translates as MSFNRGRPFPGRNSSKAEMTKLYVGNVPQPARKKDLQDLFEKFGKVNECDIIKNYGFVHMDNEQDANDAIKALNNTEWMGTRITVEMSKSKVRTQPGQGSRGECYRCGKMGHWSRDCPTDGGKRGRGGGGGGGGGRGPPPPAYDDGYDRDRGDRYGDYMQRRLPPPPPDYYYRMRYMDPVYDRYRDSRLPPPRDPRDLPPPGYRARSRSPLGRRLTPPPPMYGRRTPPPRGYEDRLPLPRREPYDIPPGRYPPGRGLSPPGRSARVPPAMPPRPRPY
- the LOC136433612 gene encoding RNA-binding protein lark-like isoform X2 — protein: MSFNRGRPFPGRNSSKAEMTKLYVGNVPQPARKKDLQDLFEKFGKVNECDIIKNYGFVHMDNEQDANDAIKALNNTEWMGTRITVEMSKSKVRTQPGQGSRGECYRCGKMGHWSRDCPTDGGKRGRGGFPPSGGGGGGGRGPPPPAYDDGYDRDRGDRYGDYMQRRLPPPPPDYYYRMRYMDPVYDRYRDRYYERLSESKHSRLPPPRDPRDLPPPGYRARSRSPLGRRLTPPPPMYGRRTPPPRGYEDRLPLPRREPYDIPPGRYPPGRGLSPPGRSARVPPAMPPRPRPY
- the LOC136433612 gene encoding RNA-binding protein lark-like isoform X4, giving the protein MSFNRGRPFPGRNSSKAEMTKLYVGNVPQPARKKDLQDLFEKFGKVNECDIIKNYGFVHMDNEQDANDAIKALNNTEWMGTRITVEMSKSKVRTQPGQGSRGECYRCGKMGHWSRDCPTDGGKRGRGGGGGGGGGRGPPPPAYDDGYDRDRGDRYGDYMQRRLPPPPPDYYYRMRYMDPVYDRYRDRYYERLSESKHSRLPPPRDPRDLPPPGYRARSRSPLGRRLTPPPPMYGRRTPPPRGYEDRLPLPRREPYDIPPGRPNPRNEKPVASAALNSFLRGLKNRMVAQ
- the LOC136433612 gene encoding RNA-binding protein lark-like isoform X8, coding for MSFNRGRPFPGRNSSKAEMTKLYVGNVPQPARKKDLQDLFEKFGKVNECDIIKNYGFVHMDNEQDANDAIKALNNTEWMGTRITVEMSKSKVRTQPGQGSRGECYRCGKMGHWSRDCPTDGGKRGRGGFPPSGGGGGGGRGPPPPAYDDGYDRDRGDRYGDYMQRRLPPPPPDYYYRMRYMDPVYDRYRDSRLPPPRDPRDLPPPGYRARSRSPLGRRLTPPPPMYGRRTPPPRGYEDRLPLPRREPYDIPPGRYPPGRGLSPPGRSARVPPAMPPRPRPY
- the LOC136433612 gene encoding RNA-binding protein lark-like isoform X9; the encoded protein is MSFNRGRPFPGRNSSKAEMTKLYVGNVPQPARKKDLQDLFEKFGKVNECDIIKNYGFVHMDNEQDANDAIKALNNTEWMGTRITVEMSKSKVRTQPGQGSRGECYRCGKMGHWSRDCPTDGGKRGRGGGGGGGGGRGPPPPAYDDGYDRDRGDRYGDYMQRRLPPPPPDYYYRMRYMDPVYDRYRDSRLPPPRDPRDLPPPGYRARSRSPLGRRLTPPPPMYGRRTPPPRGYEDRLPLPRREPYDIPPGRPNPRNEKPVASAALNSFLRGLKNRMVAQ